From the genome of Bactrocera oleae isolate idBacOlea1 chromosome 2, idBacOlea1, whole genome shotgun sequence, one region includes:
- the Cchl gene encoding holocytochrome c-type synthase gives MGNTITSVRMEATPQMPKDHTHMFATGAAPPPECPMHQKGGAVPTNPPQRQQEKITTTATAPASECPVQHGQSDINPLNMMPPANQQPAPDQPFSLSTDRQTSSIPKVTEDGSKQFWQYPSQQMFWNAMLRKGWRWKNDDISQKDMGDIIFIHNANNEQAWKEVLKWEALHARECGNPRLKSFGGKAADYSPRARIRSWLGYELPFDRHDWIVDRCGKDVRYVIDYYDGGMVDKDYKFAILDVRPAIDSFGNVWDRMRVAYMRWKYSALDTITGNRTENSSGKVDQ, from the exons ATGGGTAATACAATTACAAGCGTCCGTATGGAGGCAACACCACAAATGCCTAAAGATCATACTCACATGTTTGCCACTGGCGCTGCACCTCCACCAGAATGTCCAATGCACCAGAAAGGAGGTGCAGTTCCAACAAATCCACCACAACGGCAACAAGAGAAAATTACGACTACTGCCACTGCACCAGCATCCGAATGTCCCGTTCAACATGGTCAAAGTGATATTAACCCACTCAATATGATGCCACCTGCCAATCAACAACCAGCACCAGATCAACCCTTTTCTCTGTCCACAGACCGTCAAACATCGAGCATACCAAAAGTGACAGAAGACGGTAGTAAGCAGTTTTGGCAATATCCAAGCCAGCAAATGTTTTGGAATGCAATGTTAAGGAAAGGTTGGCGTTGGAAGAATGACGATATTTCACAGAAAGATATGGGCGACATTATTTTCATTCATAATGCCAACAATGAACAAGCCTGGAAAGAGGTGCTTAAGTGGGAAGCATTACATGCTAGGGAGTGCGGAAATCCACGATTGAAGAGTTTTGGTGGCAAAGCTGCCGATTACAGTCCACGTGCGCGCATTCGCAGCTGGCTAGg ctATGAATTGCCGTTCGATCGTCATGACTGGATCGTTGATCGTTGTGGTAAAGATGTGCGTTACGTTATTGATTACTACGATGGCGGCATGGTGGACAAGGATTATAAATTTGCCATACTTGATGTGCGTCCTGCAATAGACTCGTTCGGAAATGTTTGGGATCGCATGAGAGTCGCTTATATGCGTTGGAAGTATTCAGCATTGGACACCATTACTGGCAATCGAACGGAAAATAGCAGCGGCAAAGTTGACCAATAA
- the Mitofilin gene encoding MICOS complex subunit Mic60 isoform X2 → MYRLALKRPCRDAIQITLNQYSRKNYSNGLPPNVREAGFGKVLVFLSPLVAVGGVIGYAKYDPKFRKQVEQNVPGADYVLKVALESKDPLADINKQFDGVKKQFNNVTKTIDSATSTVTGWFGGSEKTAPKQTEVAPTKISPPAKPVTASAAKEASPAAKPPTAKPSEPVRISKQPEPLPKDVTDLENAVEVAAALAVKEYNKAIAILKSFNNDVRKVVDDAIDNVDTTRWTSLRNKTSARDTSVATAENSAREAIDKIEKCEIALSKAATADNHEQIVTIRKKIKTLVEHINHVKDELYQHKDLATVSEKYWRNVEKARNYFIEEIESIFPGLNLADQKLNLSKEDLDLFIMHAYSHVLAYQKELQRLQTDGELRLKRVIDSFRGDNESEAVKAQLDYHLEAEKRKLALEHQKKIFQIRADSEKQLRQQLKKQAEAHIDHLNDAIAMKESEMKRNFTRELEDKLATEKANYKLQLAAMVGKMRGMDAALQARAEAERSAHQAQALWAACQALWATVSTGEPGVHWRNKLRPLKSEIKAISKVAEGDELVSVVIQNLPPAASERGVFTEDALRERFINVERVARKLALVPEGGASLPIYFLSYLQSLFILKPDDPISQDELQNKPFDYSKLDTYDILNRARYFVDRGDLLQALKYMNLLQGGARRVACDWLNETRLTLETKQAANTLMAHAAASGLLYL, encoded by the exons ATGTATCGTCTAGCATTAAAACGACCATGCCGAGACGCCATACAG ATCACATTGAATCAATATAGCCGAAAAAACTATAGCAATGGTCTACCACCAAATGTACGAGAAGCCGGTTTTGGCAAAGTGCTGGTATTTCTATCGCCCCTTGTTGCTGTAGGCGGAGTTATTGGATATGCGAA ATATGATCCGAAATTTCGAAAACAAGTCGAACAAAATGTTCCTGGTGCTGACTACGTTTTGAAAGTTGCTTTAGAGTCAAAAGATCCTCTTGCAGACATAAATAAGCAGTTTGATGGTGTCAAGAAACAATTCAACAATGTTACGAAAACGATTGATAGCGCCACATCAACTGTCACCGGTTGGTTTGGAGGCTCCGAAAAAACCGCTCCTAAGC AAACAGAAGTTGCCCCAACGAAAATCTCCCCGCCAGCAAAACCA GTTACAGCAAGTGCTGCTAAGGAAGCGTCTCCTGCTGCAAAGCCTCCTACTGCCAAACCTAGTGAACCTGTCCGAATAAGTAAACAACCTGAACCTTTGCCGAAGGATGTGACCGACTTGGAAAATGCTGTTGAAGTTGCAGCTGCACTTGCTGTGAAAGAGTACAACAAAGCTATTGCTATTCTCAAGAG CTTTAATAATGATGTACGTAAAGTCGTTGATGATGCCATCGACAATGTTGACACCACGAGATGGACTTCTTTAAGGAACAAGACAAGTGCTCGTGATACTTCCGTTGCTACTGCAGAAAATTCTGCACGTGAAGCTATTGACAAAATCG aaAAGTGTGAGATTGCATTAAGCAAAGCTGCAACCGCTGATAATCATGAGCAGATCGTTACCAtacgcaaaaaaattaaaacgttgGTGGAACACATTAACCACGTCAAAGATGAGTTATATCAGCATAAAGATCTTGCCACTGTGTCCGAAAAATATTGGCGAAAT GTGGAAAAGGCACGCAACTACTTCATTGAGGAAATTGAGTCTATATTCCCCGGTTTAAATTTGGCGGATCAGAAACTAAATCTCTCAAAAGAAGATTTGGATTTATTTATCATGCATGCTTACTCCCATGTACTGGCTTACCAAAAGGAACTGCAACGTTTGCAAACTGATGGTGAATTAAGGCTGAAACGTGTCATAGATTCCTTTCGCGGTGATAACGAATCGGAGGCAGTTAAAGCCCAATTGGATTATCACTTGGAAGCTGAGAAGCGAAAATTGGCACTCGAACATCAGaagaaaattttccaaatccGAGCTGATTCCGAAAAACAATTGCGTCAGCAATTGAAAAAACAAGCTGAAGCACATATTGATCACTTGAACGATGCGATAGCCATGAAGGAAAGCGAAATGAAGCGTAACTTCACCCGTGAATTGGAAGACAAATTGGCCACTGAAAAAGCTAATTATAAATTACAACTTGCGGCTATGGTTGGAAAAATGCGCGGCATGGATGCTGCTCTACAAG CGCGAGCTGAGGCGGAGCGTTCTGCCCATCAAGCGCAAGCACTTTGGGCTGCCTGCCAGGCCTTATGGGCTACAGTAAGCACTGGTGAACCTGGCGTACACTGGCGCAATAAGTTGCGTCCTCTAAAGAGTGAAATCAAGGCGATTTCTAAAGTAGCTG aGGGTGACGAGCTGGTTTCTGTTGTCATACAAAATTTACCACCTGCCGCCAGTGAGCGTGGCGTGTTCACAGAAGATGCATTGCGTGAACGGTTCATTAATGTAGAGCGCGTTGCACGCAAACTAGCGCTTGTACCCGAAGGCGGGGCTAGCCTACCCATCTATTTCCTGTCATACTTACAATCATTGTTCATTTTGAAGCCTGACGATCCCATTTCACAGGATGAATTGCAAAACAAACCGTTTGATTACAGTAAATTGGACACCTATGATATTTTGAATAGAGCTAG GTATTTCGTTGATCGTGGAGATCTGCTGCAAGCCTTGAAGTACATGAATCTATTGCAAGGCGGTGCGCGTCGTGTTGCATGTGATTGGTTAAATGAAACGCGTCTAACGTTGGAGACCAAACAAGCTGCCAATACGTTAATGGCCCATGCTGCTGCCAGTGGCCTATTATAtctgtaa
- the Mitofilin gene encoding MICOS complex subunit Mic60 isoform X1, with protein sequence MYRLALKRPCRDAIQITLNQYSRKNYSNGLPPNVREAGFGKVLVFLSPLVAVGGVIGYAKYDPKFRKQVEQNVPGADYVLKVALESKDPLADINKQFDGVKKQFNNVTKTIDSATSTVTGWFGGSEKTAPKQTEVAPTKISPPAKPVTASAAKEASPAAKPPTAKPSEPVRISKQPEPLPKDVTDLENAVEVAAALAVKEYNKAIAILKSFNNDVRKVVDDAIDNVDTTRWTSLRNKTSARDTSVATAENSAREAIDKIEKCEIALSKAATADNHEQIVTIRKKIKTLVEHINHVKDELYQHKDLATVSEKYWRNVEKARNYFIEEIESIFPGLNLADQKLNLSKEDLDLFIMHAYSHVLAYQKELQRLQTDGELRLKRVIDSFRGDNESEAVKAQLDYHLEAEKRKLALEHQKKIFQIRADSEKQLRQQLKKQAEAHIDHLNDAIAMKESEMKRNFTRELEDKLATEKANYKLQLAAMVGKMRGMDAALQEIDDELKARAEAERSAHQAQALWAACQALWATVSTGEPGVHWRNKLRPLKSEIKAISKVAEGDELVSVVIQNLPPAASERGVFTEDALRERFINVERVARKLALVPEGGASLPIYFLSYLQSLFILKPDDPISQDELQNKPFDYSKLDTYDILNRARYFVDRGDLLQALKYMNLLQGGARRVACDWLNETRLTLETKQAANTLMAHAAASGLLYL encoded by the exons ATGTATCGTCTAGCATTAAAACGACCATGCCGAGACGCCATACAG ATCACATTGAATCAATATAGCCGAAAAAACTATAGCAATGGTCTACCACCAAATGTACGAGAAGCCGGTTTTGGCAAAGTGCTGGTATTTCTATCGCCCCTTGTTGCTGTAGGCGGAGTTATTGGATATGCGAA ATATGATCCGAAATTTCGAAAACAAGTCGAACAAAATGTTCCTGGTGCTGACTACGTTTTGAAAGTTGCTTTAGAGTCAAAAGATCCTCTTGCAGACATAAATAAGCAGTTTGATGGTGTCAAGAAACAATTCAACAATGTTACGAAAACGATTGATAGCGCCACATCAACTGTCACCGGTTGGTTTGGAGGCTCCGAAAAAACCGCTCCTAAGC AAACAGAAGTTGCCCCAACGAAAATCTCCCCGCCAGCAAAACCA GTTACAGCAAGTGCTGCTAAGGAAGCGTCTCCTGCTGCAAAGCCTCCTACTGCCAAACCTAGTGAACCTGTCCGAATAAGTAAACAACCTGAACCTTTGCCGAAGGATGTGACCGACTTGGAAAATGCTGTTGAAGTTGCAGCTGCACTTGCTGTGAAAGAGTACAACAAAGCTATTGCTATTCTCAAGAG CTTTAATAATGATGTACGTAAAGTCGTTGATGATGCCATCGACAATGTTGACACCACGAGATGGACTTCTTTAAGGAACAAGACAAGTGCTCGTGATACTTCCGTTGCTACTGCAGAAAATTCTGCACGTGAAGCTATTGACAAAATCG aaAAGTGTGAGATTGCATTAAGCAAAGCTGCAACCGCTGATAATCATGAGCAGATCGTTACCAtacgcaaaaaaattaaaacgttgGTGGAACACATTAACCACGTCAAAGATGAGTTATATCAGCATAAAGATCTTGCCACTGTGTCCGAAAAATATTGGCGAAAT GTGGAAAAGGCACGCAACTACTTCATTGAGGAAATTGAGTCTATATTCCCCGGTTTAAATTTGGCGGATCAGAAACTAAATCTCTCAAAAGAAGATTTGGATTTATTTATCATGCATGCTTACTCCCATGTACTGGCTTACCAAAAGGAACTGCAACGTTTGCAAACTGATGGTGAATTAAGGCTGAAACGTGTCATAGATTCCTTTCGCGGTGATAACGAATCGGAGGCAGTTAAAGCCCAATTGGATTATCACTTGGAAGCTGAGAAGCGAAAATTGGCACTCGAACATCAGaagaaaattttccaaatccGAGCTGATTCCGAAAAACAATTGCGTCAGCAATTGAAAAAACAAGCTGAAGCACATATTGATCACTTGAACGATGCGATAGCCATGAAGGAAAGCGAAATGAAGCGTAACTTCACCCGTGAATTGGAAGACAAATTGGCCACTGAAAAAGCTAATTATAAATTACAACTTGCGGCTATGGTTGGAAAAATGCGCGGCATGGATGCTGCTCTACAAG AAATTGATGATGAGCTTAAAG CGCGAGCTGAGGCGGAGCGTTCTGCCCATCAAGCGCAAGCACTTTGGGCTGCCTGCCAGGCCTTATGGGCTACAGTAAGCACTGGTGAACCTGGCGTACACTGGCGCAATAAGTTGCGTCCTCTAAAGAGTGAAATCAAGGCGATTTCTAAAGTAGCTG aGGGTGACGAGCTGGTTTCTGTTGTCATACAAAATTTACCACCTGCCGCCAGTGAGCGTGGCGTGTTCACAGAAGATGCATTGCGTGAACGGTTCATTAATGTAGAGCGCGTTGCACGCAAACTAGCGCTTGTACCCGAAGGCGGGGCTAGCCTACCCATCTATTTCCTGTCATACTTACAATCATTGTTCATTTTGAAGCCTGACGATCCCATTTCACAGGATGAATTGCAAAACAAACCGTTTGATTACAGTAAATTGGACACCTATGATATTTTGAATAGAGCTAG GTATTTCGTTGATCGTGGAGATCTGCTGCAAGCCTTGAAGTACATGAATCTATTGCAAGGCGGTGCGCGTCGTGTTGCATGTGATTGGTTAAATGAAACGCGTCTAACGTTGGAGACCAAACAAGCTGCCAATACGTTAATGGCCCATGCTGCTGCCAGTGGCCTATTATAtctgtaa
- the mRpL35 gene encoding large ribosomal subunit protein bL35m isoform X2 yields the protein MLRALFSGAARTVTYLANQNTAIAPMRRAFSYQLSSTVPTNVLNAFVPGFGSTQQQTRSLTKFSLNKGKRKSVKAVLKRFKRLDWGIWVRTHTGRNKKMFKKSPELRRRLRQHIFTNSTQSYMLDKMVTSFWRRPKYYIDDPYAPYHKRDEFFATKSKPFKV from the exons atgcttcGGGCATTATTTTCTGGag CCGCCCGTACGGTCACTTATTTAGCAAATCAAAATACCGCAATCGCCCCAATGAGGCGTGCATTTTCTTACCAA CTTTCATCAACAGTTCCAACCAATGTGTTAAATGCTTTTGTGCCAGGTTTTGGTTCTACTCAACAGCAAACGCGTTCCTTAACGAAATTTTCGCTTAATAAAGGGAAACGAAAATCCGTAAAGGCAGTTCTTAAACGCTTTAAACGTCTCGATTGGGGAATCTGGGTACGCACGCACACGggacgaaataaaaaaatgtttaaaaaatctcCCGAGCTGCGCAGAAGATTACGTCAACACATTTTCACAAATTCAACACAGAGTTATATGCTGGACAAAATGGTTACTAGTTTTTGGCGTCGTCCGAAATACTACATAGATGACCCATACGCGCCATACCATAAAAGGGATGAATTCTTTGCAACAAAAAGTAAACCATTTAAGGTTTAA
- the mRpL35 gene encoding large ribosomal subunit protein bL35m isoform X1 — translation MLRALFSGAARTVTYLANQNTAIAPMRRAFSYQVCNRWATSNSNLFSKLSSTVPTNVLNAFVPGFGSTQQQTRSLTKFSLNKGKRKSVKAVLKRFKRLDWGIWVRTHTGRNKKMFKKSPELRRRLRQHIFTNSTQSYMLDKMVTSFWRRPKYYIDDPYAPYHKRDEFFATKSKPFKV, via the exons atgcttcGGGCATTATTTTCTGGag CCGCCCGTACGGTCACTTATTTAGCAAATCAAAATACCGCAATCGCCCCAATGAGGCGTGCATTTTCTTACCAAGTATGTAACCGGTGGGCAACTTCAAATTCCAATCTTTTTTCTAAGCTTTCATCAACAGTTCCAACCAATGTGTTAAATGCTTTTGTGCCAGGTTTTGGTTCTACTCAACAGCAAACGCGTTCCTTAACGAAATTTTCGCTTAATAAAGGGAAACGAAAATCCGTAAAGGCAGTTCTTAAACGCTTTAAACGTCTCGATTGGGGAATCTGGGTACGCACGCACACGggacgaaataaaaaaatgtttaaaaaatctcCCGAGCTGCGCAGAAGATTACGTCAACACATTTTCACAAATTCAACACAGAGTTATATGCTGGACAAAATGGTTACTAGTTTTTGGCGTCGTCCGAAATACTACATAGATGACCCATACGCGCCATACCATAAAAGGGATGAATTCTTTGCAACAAAAAGTAAACCATTTAAGGTTTAA
- the LOC106621359 gene encoding oxaloacetate tautomerase fahd2, mitochondrial translates to MALRVALRLYKNCSKLVAGGSSPSQFIRLKCSSGSNIPKMRFVQFLRKNDNRRRLGVVSEDGTRLVELSGGACISNDMVSFISQGISMEEVERKLEGLPSEEMSDSHILLPPVVNPQKIICIGLNYKDHCEEQNKPAPTEPIFFSKFNTALTGPTGDVIAHKITTKIDWEVELAVVIGKEARKVSKENAMDYVFGYTIAQDISARDWQKSRNGGQFLIGKSMDTFLPLGPAIVHKSLIKDVYDLNIRTVINGVEKQNHFTGDMIFKIDDVIHRLTQSITLKPGDLILTGTPKGVGMYRNPPEYLKPGDVIETEIQCLGKMVNKVVADS, encoded by the exons ATGGCTTTAAGAGTCGCTTTACGTCTATATAAAAATTGCTCTAAACTTGTTGCCGGTGGCAGTTCTCCATCACAGTTCATTCGATTGAAGTGTTCAAG TGGATCTAATATTCCGAAAATGCGTTTCGTACAATTTTTGCGTAAAAATGATAACCGTAGGCGGCTTGGAGTAGTATCTGAGGATGGAACAAGGCTCGTAGAATTATCCGGTGGAGCTTGCATTTCCAACGATATGGTTTCATTTATCTCTCAAGGTATTTCAATGGAAGAGGTTGAACGCAAGTTAGAAGGTCTACCAAGTGAAGAAATGTCCGATTCCCACATTCTTTTACCGCCTGTGGTGAATCCACAAAAGATCATATGCATAGGATTGAATTATAAAGATCATTGTGAAGAACAAAACAAACCTGCTCCCACCGAGCCCATTTTTTTCAGCAAGTTTAACACAGCTTTGACAGGACCAACTGGAGATGTTATCGCACATAAAATCACTACG aaaattgatTGGGAAGTTGAATTAGCTGTGGTCATTGGAAAGGAAGCCAGAAAGGTGTCAAAGGAAAATGCCATGGACTATGTATTTGGTTACACAATAGCTCAGGACATTTCTGCTAGAGATTGGCAAAAGTCACGTAATGGAGGACAATTCTTAATAGGAAAATCAATGGACACATTTCTTCCTTTGGGACCAGCAATTGTCCATAAAAGCCTTATCAAAGACGTATATGACCTAAATATTCGCACAGTTATCAATGGTGTCGAAAAGCAAAACCACTTCACTGGAgatatgattttcaaaattgacGACGTCATACATAGATTAACGCAGAGTATCACTCTGAAGCCAGGTGATCTTATTCTAACTGGTACACCAAAGGGTGTTGGCATGTACCGAAACCCACCAGAATATTTGAAACCTGGTGATGTTATTGAAACTGAAATACAATGTTTAGGTAAGATGGTTAACAAAGTAGTCGCAGACTCTTGA
- the Idh3b gene encoding isocitrate dehydrogenase [NAD] subunit beta, mitochondrial — translation MAMLARTFGRTLMQATAVRSIHTTSAVNQDSGALGGSRVTCTLIPGDGVGPELVYALQEVFKATNAPVDFENYFLSEVNPILSAKLEDVVASIQKNKVCIKGILATPDYSVAGELETLNMKLRRQLDLYANVVHVRSLPNVKTRHQSIDTVIIREQTEGEYSALEHESVPGIVECLKIITSKKSIRIAKFAFDYATKNNRKKVTAVHKANIMKLGDGLFLKSCEQMAKLYPRIQFEKMIVDNTTMQMVQRPNQFDVMVTPNLYGNILDNIGSGLVGGAGVVAGASYSAETVVFEPGARHTFAEAVGKNVANPTAMLLCGAKMLRHVNLPTYSEMITNAVNKVLKDGKVRTKDLGGQSTTQDYTRAVIANIH, via the exons atggcAATGTTAGCAAGAACCTTCGGTCGCACGCTGATGCAG gCAACGGCAGTCCGCTCCATTCATACAACATCAGCAGTTAACCAA GACTCTGGCGCTCTTGGAGGTAGCCGTGTGACATGCACATTGATTCCAGGCGATGGTGTCGGTCCGGAATTGGTATATGCATTACAGGAAGTCTTCaag GCAACCAATGCACCAGTAGACTTCGAAAACTACTTTTTATCCGAAGTTAATCCAATTTTGAGTGCCAAATTGGAAGATGTAGTAGCTTCAATTCAAAAGAATAAAGTTTGTATTAAG GGAATTTTGGCCACTCCCGATTACAGCGTTGCTGGTGAACTTGAAACTTTGAATATGAAATTGCGTAGGCAGTTGGATCTGTACGCCAACGTTGTGCACGTGCGCAGTTTACCTAATGTAAAAACCCGCCATCAGAGCATTGATACCGTTATTATCCGTGAACAAACGGAGGGTGAATATTCGGCGCTTGAGCATGAATCTGTACCGGGTATTGTGGAATGCTTGAAAATCATTACCTCAAAGAAGTCCATACGCATTGCTAAGTTCGCCTTCGACTATGCTACCAAGAATAACCGCAAGAAGGTTACTGCTGTGCACAAAGCTAATATTATGAAGTTGGGTGATGGACTCTTCCTTAAGTCTTGCGAGCAAATGGCAAAACTGTATCCACGTATTCAATTTGAGAAAATGATTGTTGACAATACAACCATGCAAATGGTTCAACGACCAAACCAG TTTGACGTTATGGTTACACCCAATCTTTATGGTAACATACTCGACAATATCGGTTCCGGTCTTGTTGGTGGAGCCGGTGTCGTTGCTGGCGCATCATATTCGGCCGAAACGGTCGTCTTTGAACCG GGTGCAAGACACACTTTCGCAGAAGCTGTGGGTAAAAATGTTGCCAACCCAACTGCCATGCTTCTCTGTGGCGCGAAAATGTTGCGTCACGTCAATTTGCCAACATACAGCGAAATGATAACTAATGCTGTTAACAAAGTTCTGAAAGATGGCAAGGTACGGACCAAGGATTTGGGTGGCCAGTCGACAACACAAGACTATACACGTGCTGTCATAGCCAACATTCATTAA
- the LOC106621364 gene encoding uncharacterized protein has protein sequence MLMKNLPAYRPQCCIAPLAVAAEHMCFFPELRSQYSKLLERYQCMVTKNKRIWALAEPRRQTGKYLTPCFCPEIGNRKVEIVRDDIPSRTRTEQLAFPPVIRLMQLKERDSFKSFSNQRKSTVNRMLRKSMLSLYSRLSNKQPPIKKEKPQKLSDAEETLRQERLKKLAKPRVDINKDEEKKQKAAKLEKQEKAKQPKLPKGFGLMPKAKGAGSALRRFKNLSKPKQYESDEPKEWVLTNNMKYYTPSDRILKISKPRIYEVFDPEEVYRVKEKALSYRATQRITELASPPVYQHKPEVKEAPFKTSPNALKAKTSQRIVELSVPKDYFDKHTRANPFKVSPNALRARITPRLRELAKPKTYTL, from the exons ATGCTAATGAAAAATCTGCCAGCATACAGACCGCAATGCTGTATAGCTCCGCTGGCAGTGGCCGCGGAGCACATGTGCTTCTTTCCTGAATTGCGATCACAATATTCCAAGCTGCTTGAACGCTACCAATGTATGGTAACCAAAAATAAGCGCATTTGGGCTCTTGCTGAGCCGAGACGTCAAACGGGCAAATATTTGACGCCTTGCTTTTGCCCAGAGATTGGTAATCGTAAGGTGGAGATTGTGCGAGATGATATACCTTCCCGTACTCGAACAGAACAGTTAGCTTTTCCACCTGTGAT CCGACTTATGCAACTAAAAGAACGTGACTCCTTTAAGAGTTTCAGCAATCAACGTAAATCCACTGTGAATCGAATGTTACGTAAGAGTATGCTATCTTTGTACAGCCGCTTGTCGAACAAGCAACCTCCCATTAAAAA aGAAAAACCGCAGAAACTGTCCGACGCTGAGGAGACGTTGAGGCAGGAGCGATTAAAGAAGCTTGCCAAACCACGAGTTGATATTAACAAAGATGAAGAGAAGAAACAAAAGGCTGCTAAGCTAGAAAAGCAAGAAAAAGCGAAGCAACCAAAGCTACCGAAG GGTTTCGGACTTATGCCAAAAGCCAAGGGCGCAGGCTCGGCACTGCGACGTTTCAAAAATTTGTCGAAACCAAAGCAATATGAAAGCGATGAACCCAAAGAATGGGTATTAACCAACAATATGAAATATTACACGCCCTCTgatagaattttaaaaatatccaaACCTCGTATTTACGAAGTGTTTGATCCAGAGGAGGTATACCGTGTGAAGGAAAAGGCGCTCAGCTATAGAG CTACGCAACGTATTACAGAATTGGCTTCACCACCTGTTTATCAGCACAAACCGGAAGTCAAAGAAGCGCCGTTCAAAACAAGTCCAAATGCATTAAAGGCAAAGACATCTCAAAGGATAGTGGAACTATCAGTACCAAAAGACTACTTTGACAAGCATACCCGCGCCAATCCATTTAAAGTATCTCCAAATGCGCTTCGTGCTAGAATTACACCACGTCTAAGGGAGTTGGCCAAGCCGAAGACATACACGCTTTAG
- the LOC106621371 gene encoding sperm microtubule associated protein 2 — translation MHKVSRSSKCCPTFDHLPENISCFLPDIYKSWHRLVARHKHMFTKRKRLLKIAQHNRPIKGRFIPQCPCKYKKPIEFVRDVRIRTRTEQLALPAVRRLLLFKETVKDWFEPLRILGINRLIRLNLLSVYSRLANIQPPQKKVPIQKWDEAEWKKHTKYLKKLAKPKKEPKQPKLPVQRMKLEKMSRFKVLALPKTLEEPAKEPWTLTPAMKSYEPSENIKKMAQPTAHDDSALIQSLPVPINPTALTYKATKRTKELATAREKGVGESDLKENPFSISPNALKARPTARIKELAEPKEYENTHIRENPFAISPAALKAKASPRIIELAKPKGS, via the exons atgcataaagtTTCAAGGAGTTCCAAATGTTGTCCTACATTTGATCATTTGCCCGAAAATATAAGTTGTTTTCTACCGGACATATATAAGAGTTGGCATCGGCTAGTGGCACGCCACAAGCATATGTTTACGAAACGTAAACGTTTACTTAAAATCGCTCAGCATAATCGGCCCATCAAAGGTCGATTTATACCCCAATGTccttgtaaatataaaaaacccaTTGAATTTGTTCGAGATGTGCGCATACGAACACGCACAGAACAATTGGCTTTACCAGCAGTGCG GAGactacttttatttaaagaaacaGTTAAGGACTGGTTTGAACCCCTGCGAATATTGGGCATAAATCGCTTAATTCGTCTGAACTTACTGTCTGTATATAGTCGCCTGGCTAACATACAACCGCCACagaaaaa AGTGCCAATACAGAAATGGGATGAGGCTGAATggaaaaaacacacaaaatatcTGAAAAAGTTGGCGAAACCCAAAAAAGAGCCAAAGCAACCGAAACTg ccTGTGCAAAGAATGAAACTCGAAAAGATGAGCCGATTCAAGGTTCTTGCTTTACCCAAGACGCTTGAAGAACCGGCTAAAGAGCCTTGGACACTAACACCAGCCATGAAGTCGTATGAGCCGTcggaaaatataaagaaaatggcACAACCAACAGCGCATGATGACTCCGCACTTATTCAAAGCTTGCCAGTGCCTATTAATCCTACAGCATTAACTTACAAAG ccACCAAACGCACTAAGGAGTTAGCTACAGCACGCGAGAAAGGAGTGGGAGAATCGGACCTAAAGGAGAATCCATTCTCTATATCTCCGAATGCACTTAAGGCACGCCCCACCGCTCGCATTAAAGAGTTGGCTGAGCCAAAAGAGTACGAAAATACACATATACGTGAAAATCCCTTTGCAATTTCTCCAGCCGCGCTTAAAGCCAAAGCATCGCCAAGAATTATTGAACTGGCAAAACCCAAAGGCAGTTAA